In Primulina huaijiensis isolate GDHJ02 chromosome 6, ASM1229523v2, whole genome shotgun sequence, a single window of DNA contains:
- the LOC140979860 gene encoding ferrochelatase-2, chloroplastic — MEAAASSQIRSQMTLRRNPASLLPQARMMPTFCNISEDSMHLCTNSSSKKNNLVGRSSLNLPTQIKDFGKTYSSAGVFTYPISTAEATPLTTEEKIGVMLLNLGGPETLNDVQPFLFNLFADPDIIRLPRLFRFLQRPLAQLISVLRAPKSKEGYAAIGGGSPLRKITDEQANALKLALENKDVPANVYVAMRYWHPFTEDVVHQIKKDRITRLVVLPLYPQYSISTTGSSIRVLQKMFRNDAYLSNLPVAIIKSWYQREGYIKSMADLIEKELQIFPNPAEAMIFFSAHGVPVSYVEDAGDPYRDQMEECVFLIMQELKSRGVNNDHTLAYQSRVGPVQWLKPYTDEVLVELGQQGVKSLLAVPVSFVSEHIETLEEIDMEYRELALESGIVNWGRVPALNCTSSFINDLANAVTDALPSATAISTSNSTSEEAENDVVGYAIKMFFGSILAFILLLSPKVISAFRNFLL; from the exons GTTGCTACCTCAGGCTAGGATGATGCCAACTTTCTGCAATATATCCGAAGATTCTATGCATTTATGCACTAATTCGAGTTCGAAGAAAAACAATCTTGTTGGAAGATCATCTCTCAACCTCCCTACTCAGATTAAAGACTTTGGCAAAACATATAGCTCGGCCGGTGTATTCACATATCCCATTAGCACAGCAGAGGCAACCCCTCTCACCACAGAGGAAAAAATTGGAGTAATGCTTTTGAATCTTGGAGGGCCGGAGACACTTAATGATGTTCAACCTTTCTTGTTCAATTTGTTTGCCGATCCT GACATCATCCGCCTTCCTAGATTGTTCCGATTTCTTCAACGTCCTTTGGCACAGCTCATTTCTGTATTGCGAGCTCCCAAAAGTAAAGAAGGATATGCTGCCATTGGAGGTGGTTCACCATTGAGAAAAATAACAGATGAGCAG GCGAATGCATTGAAATTGGCTTTGGAGAATAAGGATGTGCCTGCTAATGTTTATGTGGCGATGCGGTATTGGCACCCATTCACTGAGGATGTTGTTCATCAG ATCAAGAAAGATAGGATTACAAGGCTCGTAGTATTGCCGCTCTATCCTCAATATTCTATTTCGACTACTGGATCCAGCATCCGTGTTCTACAAAAAATGTTTAG GAATGATGCATATTTGTCAAACCTTCCTGTTGCTATCATAAAGTCTTGGTATCAAAGAGAAGGGTATATCAAGTCTATGGCTGACTTGATTGAAAAAGAGTTACAAATTTTCCCAAACCCAGCTGAG GCCATGATATTCTTCAGTGCTCATGGAGTTCCTGTCAGTTATGTAGAGGATGCAGGTGATCCATATAGAGATCAAATGGAAGAGTGCGTTTTCTTGATCATGCAAGAACTTAAATCCAGAGGAGTTAACAACGATCATACTTTGGCTTATCAG AGCCGGGTGGGACCTGTACAATGGTTGAAGCCGTACACCGACGAAGTTCTTGTCGAGCTTGGCCAGCAAGGTGTGAAATCTCTTCTGGCCGTTCCTGTGAG CTTTGTGAGTGAGCACATAGAAACACTTGAAGAGATCGATATGGAGTACAGAGAATTGGCACTTGAATCAGGCATTGTCAATTGGGGACGTGTCCCGGCTCTTAACTGCACCTCGTCCTTCATCAATGATCTTGCGAATGCAGTAACAGATGCGTTGCCTTCGGCTACGGCAATATCAACTTCAAATTCGACATCTGAAGAAGCTGAAAATGATGTAGTAGGGTATGCTATCAAAATGTTTTTCGGTTCAATCCTAGCATTCATTTTACTTTTATCACCAAAAGTGATATCAGCATTTAGGAATTTTCTTCTCTAG